Sequence from the Macrobrachium rosenbergii isolate ZJJX-2024 chromosome 26, ASM4041242v1, whole genome shotgun sequence genome:
AAGTTGAATGTGGCTATGGAACCGTCCTCCATTGGGTAGCTGTAACGGAGAAGGGTGTGTTGTCAAGTTGGCAgttgctattattgttattgtaaggCAATGTAAAGATGtcagttattgttattgtaaagCAAGCTAAAGTTGTAAGTTATTGTCATCGTAAAGTAATACAAAGTTGCAAGTTATTCTCATCATAAAGTAATACAAAGTTAAGAGTTATTGTTACTATAATGCTATCTAAAGTTGTTAATTATCATCATTGCTATTATAAAGCAATGCAAAGTTACCAGTCATTGTTATTATAAAGCAAGACAAAATTTccaattgtttttgttattataaagaATCCAAAGTTGCCAGTTACTGTTATCGCAAAGCAAGCCAAAGttggtagttattattatttatattaagcaGGCCAAATGGCCCTAAACACACTCCTCCAGGTGGTAACTACTTATTAAGTACTTTCTGGCTACTAGAAGGACCTAAAATTCACCACCTGTAGAGACCATCCAATCGACAGCACCCACCTGTAGGATCCGATCATGTTCGCCCCTCCGTCGATGCCCTGCGAACCGGAGAACTCGAACTGGATGCCGTTCTCCGCCTCGAAGGCAGAGCTGTGGGACCCGAACTCGTCTGTGGTGATCTGATGGCTGCTGAGAATGGCTATGGGTTTGGCTGTGGGATGACTGTGAGGCCTGTCGGAGTGGAGGAACTTCTCGAGCTGGGGCTCGTGGTCGGAGTGAGCCGGCCTCTCCGCGGGATGGAGGAACCTGTCTAGGTGAGCAGCGTTTTCCGAGTGAGCATGATGCTCGGGGTGATGTTTAGGGGTGGGAGAGTGAGTGATCCTGTTTGAGTGCTGCTGGGGCCTTTCGGAATGTGGGACCCTCTCCGGATGGGGGATCCTGTCGTTGTGGGGGTGGGCGTGAGCGTGCCTGTCCGTGTGGCCTAGCCTCTCGGCGTGAGCCAGCCTCTCTGGCGTGGGCTAGCCTCTCGGCATGGGCCAGCCTCTCTgcagaagccactctctcggcaATTGCTGCCCTCTCCGCGTTGGCGACCCGCTCAACTATGGCTGCCCTCTCCGCGTTGGCAAACCTCTCCGCAAGTGCCGCTCGCTCTGCCTTGGCAACTCTCTCCGCAATTGCTGCTCTCTCCGCATTGTGGACTCTTTCAGCGATGGCTGCCCGTTCGGCCGctgcagaggaaggagaagaagaagcaacacCTGAGGCCTTTGTTGTTCTGGGAGAGAGAGCAGATAGCCTCTCTGGGTGGGCGTGGTGGTCCCTAGCTGCTGCCACAGCACAGgctaggagggggaggagggtggagaTGACCTGGGAATAAAAAGGCATTAACGTACAGCATcacatagcaatatatatatatatatatatatatatatatatatatatatatatatatatatatatatatatatatatatatatatatatatatatatatatatatatatatatatatatatatatatctatttatatattatgttaattgatatattttatatatgagtatatgtatttaaattactACTGATTCtgaatttgttaatgtgtgtgtgtgtgagagagagagagagagagagagagagagagagagagagggagagagagagagagagagagagagatatacatttatataaaaactcagaataaaattatgtaaaatttatagatgaatttgttaatgtgtaagagagagagagagagagagagagagagagagagagagagagagagagagagagagagagagagagagagatataatttatataaaaactcagaataaaataatttctcttgtaaatattcacaaaatgaaCTTTACCCAAAAGTACTTATAAGTAAAACGAACATTAAAAGTATTTTCCCAAACAGttaaacttaaaattaacttaaaataactTAGAAAAACTTAGGGAGTTAGACTTAGTGACAGATTCAAGTGCCATTATAACTTTAAACTTAACTGCTAAGTTATAAGACAGAATTTGGCCTAGGTACACAAAACACTTGGTAATCAAGTTCAGAATGCGATTTAAAGTTAAGTATTCACTCAGACTTAACGAAACTTTAAATTTAACTTGAAAGAACTTATGCACTGACTTGGAGAATTAGACCAACTTATCTTAATGACAGATAGAAATGTAATTATAAGACAAAATTAAACTAAAGTACACTCGTAAAGTTCACAAAATACTTGATAATTAAGTTCAGAATACGAATTCAAGTTAGGAATACTTTTAAACTGGTAAAACTTTAAATTAACTTGAAATATCTTAGCGCTAACTTACAGAATCAGGGCTACTCAATAAATGACagatataaagtaatttttcacTTGAGACTTTACTCTTCAATTTTAGaccaaattaaatttaataaaactcgTAAAGTTCACAAAATACTTGGTAATCAAGTTCAGAATACGAATTCAAGCTAGGAATGCTCTTAAACTTGGTAAAACTTGAAAGGAACTTACCAATCTCATGGCGTTACGCTAAGCTAGACGATCCGTACTCGACAGAAGGTATCGTATGACTGAAGATAATCAGGGCTagtctcttttatatatatatttataacacgtGACGTAAAGGACATGTCCTTGCCTtgtttttcctgtctctctctctctctctctctctctctctctttctttcctccatATCCTCAAGGACTCCGTCAGTATCCTTTCCATCTCGCGACCTTTCCCGTGACGAACTTTTTTTGCAGGGAAGGAATTTTCCCCAGACCGTGTCATCACATTCTCATATTACtttcaattttcgtttttattccgTTTTTATCGTCGTTCTTTCTCGTCTGGTGCGTTCCGTGGgtattttatctctttctctatccTTCTATGTCATTTCTATGTCCAAATAAGCTTATTTTACgcggaaaagaaaatttaaacaaaacattagCTTCTCCGCACATGCGCAGTGGTTATGCTAACTTTTGCGCGCCGTAGCGCTTCTTTGCATTTAGTTTTACCGAAATATTAATTCCTTTAGACAAATTTTACGAGTTATTGccgttgtcatttttattttctttcgttaaacgtcttattttgtaataattcaattattttaattgattatCTCCGAAGATTCATGTTCGCCATCATGACATCAGCCTAGTAAATCTacgtattttctgaaataatttgGAATGATATGCAGtggattcattttaaaatgtctaTTTCTCGCTTAATTAAGCTCATTAATCTctaattgatttattaattaaatgaaatttactcGGCGTAGCCTTAAAGCAACGTACATGACGCAATCAAACGCTTTGCAATGCGAAAGATACAGTAGCCTTATATAGGCCTAGTGGCTGTAGCGTAGTGAAGCTTATTTGTTGTGaaaaaaataaggtacaaaatgatttatcattgtatttatcaatatatatgaatAGCTTATAGTCCTTTAGAGGATATATTTAACGAATCTTACGGCATCGGAAGCCACTAGGTTTTACACAACAAATTTGAAAGGCGATTTAAATTTAGGgtgacatttaaatttaaatggacGCTTAAATGTCTCCCACCCCCTGGCTCCCCTACCTGGCAGCTGCATTTTACGTATTTCGAGTTATTTTTCAACGTGAAATGGAAAATTGTCGAAATAACCCCTTAATAAAGTATTTTCAAAGGTTAATTTAAGTATATATGTCAAGTTTAAAGAGATTGCAATAGCATACAATTCTCGGTTAAGTAGGTCAGATGCAGCTGGACTTGTGACGTCATCACGGTTCACTGACGAAGCCGCAATCGTTATATTTTAACGTAATTAACGGATAAATCtaactaaatattaaaattttattaatatttctattgatattctttcattatttagttataatgaattaacattataataaaatatcgtAATTTCAGATAAAGAACCAAAGCACCGGTTCTATTTACTCTCCTACCTTACGAGAACTTGGTATTGAAGTCTTAATAATTCAGTGAAGTGAAAAGTGCTGCCGTTATTTCGCGTTGTAATTACGGTAATGACGGCCGCCATTGCCCGTAAGcgtcatttattcattaattagtgTTCCAAGATTAATTTCAGGACGCAGGGGAGTCTTTGTGATCGTTAATTTACGAATAATTAAGAGGAAAAGTGATCAAGTGTTTCCATGTGCCAATCGATGTAGAAGGTTGGGCTAAGGTCATTAGGcctatgttttattatttctttgaatatttcggtaattttttattaaatttatggttattccgtaataatttaatgtaattttgattttttattattagctttGTGAAATTTTGCGCTGTAACTTACGTATACCggatttttaaagttaaatatattgtattttgttactTCCAGATGACATGTTTTGTAAGACGGTTTTGAataccaaaactctctctctctctctctctctctctctctctctctctctctctctcgctattatTTCTCGTAATACTTCGTTGGAGAGTGGTAAAAACAATAGATTTTCttctcaatattttattttttaaaaatgagttatttgcttcattctgatttttaatttttagatttttaaatttttttttctggcctggtCTGACTGCGGGTATTATGTGGGAAGGTGTGGCATGCCGGGGTTAACTGGGGCTGGATAAAGGATGGTAAAAGAGGTATTTAGAGGAATAggcataggcctaggcctacatATGTAAGGAGCTTGGTGAAGTTGAATGGTGCggtgtgtatgtacgtgtttgtacgtgtgtgtgtatgtgtgtgtacgtttgtgcaATAACCTCAtaagcttttaaataaaaaacctaaTACTTACGTCAACTAcaagagggtgggggggggggagggaactCCCTATCGTAACCATCTCCCATGAAAGTCGTACCTTAGAAAGTTATGCGCGCGCGCAAGAGAGTTTAGGTCTCAGATGGTGACG
This genomic interval carries:
- the LOC136852676 gene encoding endocuticle structural glycoprotein SgAbd-1-like, whose product is MRLVISTLLPLLACAVAAARDHHAHPERLSALSPRTTKASGVASSSPSSAAAERAAIAERVHNAERAAIAERVAKPTPERLAHAERLGHTDRHAHAHPHNDRIPHPERVPHSERPQQHSNRITHSPTPKHHPEHHAHSENAAHLDRFLHPAERPAHSDHEPQLEKFLHSDRPHSHPTAKPIAILSSHQITTDEFGSHSSAFEAENGIQFEFSGSQGIDGGANMIGSYSYPMEDGSIATFNFVADENGYQPQSDLLPVAPAFPHPIPQFVLEQIEFARLQDERKSLEGHPN